Proteins from a genomic interval of Clostridium cochlearium:
- a CDS encoding serine dehydratase subunit alpha family protein: MEKMKDNLLKLVRENSAPALGCTEPVAVAYAGAAAKKYFKGQVDTIEILVSKNIYKNGKSVIVPGTGEAGLDLAGSLGFVGGNSDKGFMVLKDISEDHIRTAKNILKDGKIKIGIKEGSPDIYINFIVKGKDEVVETIVQDGHTNLVKVIVNNKDIYNKSTSEEESSDNDFLKQLNFKIMRQITEEIDLKDLDFIAYGIKQNTKAAEEGLTNDYGLKVGASLKKLESDGLLKIDMPRKARILTAAAADMRMGGGNCEIITSGGSGNQGIGVTLPIMIVAKELDIDEGKMVRAAFFGNIVNCYIKAFAGKLSGICGCAIGAGIGATVGITWMLGGTDEQIQGACNNMFANISGMICDGAKDTCSLKLCTSAEEAVLSALLALNGTIVHPNIGIVGTDVEETIKNIGYLSRQAFTTVDDVMIDILNK; encoded by the coding sequence ATGGAAAAAATGAAAGATAATTTATTAAAATTAGTTAGGGAAAATTCTGCTCCTGCACTTGGATGTACAGAACCAGTGGCGGTAGCATATGCTGGTGCAGCAGCAAAAAAATATTTTAAGGGACAAGTTGATACCATTGAAATATTGGTAAGCAAAAATATTTATAAAAATGGAAAATCTGTTATTGTACCAGGAACTGGAGAAGCAGGATTGGACTTAGCAGGAAGTTTAGGTTTTGTAGGTGGAAATTCTGACAAAGGTTTTATGGTGTTAAAAGATATAAGTGAAGATCATATAAGAACTGCAAAAAATATTCTTAAAGATGGTAAAATTAAGATAGGAATAAAAGAAGGTTCACCAGATATTTATATTAATTTTATTGTAAAAGGAAAAGATGAAGTTGTAGAAACTATAGTTCAGGATGGACACACAAACTTAGTAAAGGTAATTGTTAATAATAAAGATATCTATAATAAATCTACATCAGAGGAAGAATCATCTGATAATGACTTTTTAAAACAACTAAACTTTAAAATCATGAGACAAATTACAGAAGAGATAGACTTAAAAGATTTAGATTTCATTGCATATGGTATTAAACAAAATACCAAAGCAGCAGAAGAAGGTTTAACAAATGATTATGGTTTAAAAGTTGGAGCTTCTTTAAAGAAATTAGAATCGGATGGTTTATTAAAAATTGATATGCCTAGAAAAGCAAGAATACTAACAGCTGCAGCAGCTGATATGCGTATGGGAGGTGGTAATTGTGAAATAATAACAAGTGGTGGAAGTGGAAATCAAGGAATTGGTGTAACTTTACCTATTATGATTGTGGCAAAAGAATTAGACATTGATGAAGGCAAAATGGTTCGAGCAGCATTCTTTGGTAATATTGTAAACTGTTACATAAAAGCATTTGCGGGAAAATTATCAGGAATATGTGGTTGTGCTATTGGTGCTGGAATTGGTGCCACTGTAGGAATTACATGGATGTTAGGTGGAACTGACGAACAAATTCAAGGTGCATGTAATAACATGTTTGCCAATATATCTGGAATGATATGTGATGGGGCAAAAGATACTTGTTCATTAAAACTATGTACATCAGCTGAAGAAGCAGTTTTAAGTGCATTACTTGCTTTAAATGGAACAATTGTACATCCTAATATAGGTATTGTTGGTACAGATGTTGAAGAAACCATTAAAAATATTGGATATCTTAGCCGACAAGCCTTTACCACTGTAGATGATGTAATGATAGATATTTTAAATAAATAA
- a CDS encoding dicarboxylate/amino acid:cation symporter, with amino-acid sequence MGKLKDNLVVKLLAGVVLGIIIGLFASEGVITVIATIKHVLGQVIFYCIPLVIIGFIAPSIVKMRSNASKMLGITVVIAYLSSVGAATFSAISGYAIIPKLSISTEAGNLKEIPEIIFKLDIPPIMTVMTALVTAILIGLATAWTKSDLVEKLLDQFQNIMLSIVSKVVIPILPFFIATTFAGLAYEGSITKQLPVFLIVIVLVLVGHFIWLTLLYGIGGAISKKNPMEVAKHYGPAYLTAVGTMSSAATLPIALKSAHKSSVLKKEIVDFAIPLCSTIHLCGSVLTETFFVMTVSQLVYGQLPPVGSMIQFIVLLGIFAIGAPGVPGGTVMASLGLITGVLGFSDSAVALVLTIFALQDSFGTACNITGDGAIALMLNGIVEKHHINIENNITE; translated from the coding sequence ATGGGTAAATTAAAAGACAATCTAGTTGTAAAACTTCTAGCTGGTGTTGTACTTGGAATTATAATAGGATTATTTGCATCAGAAGGTGTTATTACTGTTATAGCTACAATAAAACATGTTTTAGGACAAGTTATATTTTATTGCATACCTTTAGTTATAATAGGATTTATAGCACCATCTATAGTTAAAATGAGGTCAAATGCTAGTAAAATGTTAGGGATAACAGTTGTAATTGCTTATTTATCTTCAGTTGGAGCAGCAACATTTTCAGCCATATCAGGATATGCAATAATTCCTAAATTATCAATATCCACAGAAGCAGGAAACTTAAAAGAAATTCCAGAAATAATTTTTAAATTAGATATACCACCAATTATGACTGTTATGACTGCACTAGTTACAGCAATATTAATAGGATTAGCTACAGCTTGGACTAAATCAGACTTAGTTGAAAAGTTGTTAGATCAATTCCAAAATATAATGCTATCTATTGTTTCTAAAGTAGTAATACCAATATTACCTTTCTTTATTGCCACTACTTTTGCAGGACTTGCATATGAAGGTAGTATAACAAAACAGTTACCAGTATTCTTAATAGTTATAGTATTGGTTTTAGTAGGACATTTTATATGGTTAACTCTTCTTTATGGAATTGGGGGAGCCATATCAAAGAAAAATCCTATGGAAGTTGCTAAACATTATGGACCTGCATATTTAACTGCTGTGGGAACTATGTCTAGTGCAGCTACATTGCCAATAGCATTAAAGAGTGCTCATAAATCAAGTGTATTAAAAAAGGAAATAGTAGACTTTGCAATTCCATTATGCTCAACTATACACCTTTGTGGTTCTGTTTTAACTGAAACATTTTTTGTAATGACAGTTTCACAATTAGTATATGGACAATTACCACCTGTAGGAAGTATGATTCAATTTATAGTTTTATTAGGCATATTTGCCATAGGAGCACCTGGAGTACCAGGGGGAACAGTTATGGCATCCTTAGGATTGATTACTGGAGTTCTAGGATTTAGTGATTCAGCAGTGGCATTAGTATTAACTATATTTGCCCTACAAGATAGTTTTGGTACGGCTTGTAATATAACAGGAGATGGAGCTATTGCATTAATGCTTAATGGAATAGTAGAAAAACATCATATAAACATAGAAAATAATATAACAGAATAA
- a CDS encoding response regulator, with translation MKEKILIVEDDEEIALCIKEYIEKTGYEVLWASTGKEGYEEFKEENFSLLMIDIMMPEMDGLTLCKNIRLTSDVPILIISAKNEDGDKVRGLNIGADDYITKPFSLVELQARVESHLRRYRRYHGIENNEHILKFKKGLVIYKEGKYVNERLFNYATKKLNIIDEKNKDIMKIELYDKNGGRIYSLNNEEEYFFPLDKKQLYSNLYKIIHGFRADTLKKPVFKDGDLIGFYEITIMRSNIIKGVNNGTIKAMKAFPLGEESFIDYKANDEIGELINHFNYMKGEIIEKNNEIEKQQKSKEYMIAAISHDLKTPLTSIRAYAELMNVQEEKNNKYVKGILNKCDYMTNMLQDLLMYTILSSNYNMDFVDVEGEEFFEMLFSGYEELCKKNNINYLSEIKVNRNYKVDVKQMIRLVDNLVANAIRHTEKGKHIYIGAFSSQYELPNWVQGDDREKINSFRKSNTVIIVKNEGEEIPKEDIKRIIEPFYKGDRARNIDRKKLGTGLEKGGTGLGLSIVKLIIEKHGGEINILSSKDRGTLMVCVLKEERNEFL, from the coding sequence ATGAAGGAAAAAATATTAATAGTGGAAGACGATGAGGAAATAGCTTTATGCATAAAAGAATATATAGAAAAAACAGGTTATGAGGTTTTATGGGCATCTACAGGAAAAGAGGGGTATGAAGAATTTAAAGAAGAAAATTTTAGCCTTTTAATGATAGATATTATGATGCCAGAAATGGATGGCTTAACCCTTTGCAAAAATATAAGGCTTACAAGTGATGTACCAATACTTATTATAAGTGCTAAAAATGAAGATGGAGATAAAGTTAGGGGATTAAATATAGGTGCAGATGATTACATTACAAAACCCTTTAGTTTAGTAGAACTTCAAGCAAGGGTGGAGTCACATTTAAGAAGATATAGAAGATACCATGGAATAGAAAATAATGAGCATATTTTAAAGTTTAAAAAAGGTCTTGTTATATATAAAGAAGGAAAGTATGTAAATGAAAGGTTATTTAATTATGCTACTAAAAAATTAAATATAATAGATGAAAAAAACAAGGATATTATGAAAATTGAGCTTTACGATAAAAATGGAGGTAGAATATATTCTTTAAATAATGAGGAAGAATATTTTTTCCCATTAGATAAAAAACAACTTTACTCAAATCTTTATAAAATAATACATGGTTTTAGAGCAGATACACTAAAAAAACCTGTATTTAAAGATGGAGATTTAATTGGATTTTATGAAATTACCATAATGCGAAGTAACATAATTAAAGGAGTAAATAACGGAACTATTAAAGCCATGAAAGCTTTTCCACTAGGAGAAGAAAGTTTTATAGATTATAAAGCTAACGATGAAATAGGAGAGCTTATAAATCATTTTAACTATATGAAAGGAGAAATAATAGAAAAAAATAATGAAATAGAAAAACAACAAAAATCCAAAGAATACATGATAGCTGCTATATCCCATGACTTAAAAACCCCTTTAACATCTATAAGAGCCTATGCAGAACTTATGAATGTACAAGAAGAAAAAAATAATAAATATGTAAAAGGCATATTAAATAAATGTGATTATATGACTAATATGCTTCAGGACTTACTAATGTATACAATACTTTCATCAAACTATAATATGGATTTTGTAGATGTAGAAGGTGAAGAATTCTTCGAAATGCTATTTTCTGGATATGAAGAACTTTGTAAAAAAAATAATATAAATTACCTATCAGAAATTAAGGTTAATAGAAATTATAAAGTAGATGTAAAACAAATGATAAGACTTGTGGACAACCTAGTAGCCAACGCAATAAGACACACAGAAAAAGGGAAGCATATCTACATTGGAGCCTTTAGTAGCCAATATGAATTACCTAATTGGGTACAGGGAGATGATAGGGAAAAAATTAATAGTTTTAGAAAAAGTAACACAGTTATAATTGTAAAAAATGAAGGCGAAGAAATACCAAAAGAAGATATAAAAAGAATCATAGAACCCTTTTATAAAGGGGACAGGGCTAGAAATATAGATAGAAAAAAACTGGGGACAGGGCTAGAAAAAGGGGGGACGGGGCTAGGATTAAGCATAGTAAAATTGATAATAGAAAAGCATGGTGGAGAAATAAATATTTTATCAAGTAAAGATAGAGGAACCTTGATGGTTTGTGTTTTAAAAGAGGAGAGGAATGAATTTTTATGA
- a CDS encoding LolA family protein — protein MIKKKIMSIFMVGLLGVTALAGCQSKASILPEEIVAHAMEVNDKKTYYGERKMLVYEGDKVIEESNAKEWFDVSKDKMRVRIEDYDKNNKPRFISTNNGEKVVLYMKDQNRALTMESIDSGSLPVKSIREETKVMLDVIKKSHEIKTLGEEKINGMDTYHLKATPNEEKSILGEQELWINKDNWFVVKGISQSANTKISCEYTKLDFSPKIKDSLFTQEIPKGVKVEKMEDIGPKTKKMDLKALKDYLGCSFLYFNKESGVDIKDISLQQYGNKDIDDEIIMEYTKDNKPFCSISVRKGGSNISEDDKIPGEKDITIRGQKGTVIEGNINIFLWAEGNIRYSVILKDNSVKVEDFMKILDKMSLYSE, from the coding sequence ATGATAAAAAAGAAAATTATGAGTATATTTATGGTGGGGTTACTTGGAGTAACTGCATTAGCAGGATGTCAAAGTAAGGCTAGTATTTTGCCAGAAGAAATAGTTGCCCATGCTATGGAAGTAAATGATAAAAAAACTTATTATGGTGAAAGAAAAATGTTGGTTTATGAAGGAGATAAGGTGATAGAGGAGAGTAATGCTAAGGAATGGTTTGATGTTTCTAAAGATAAAATGAGAGTAAGAATTGAAGATTATGATAAGAACAATAAACCTAGATTTATATCTACAAATAATGGAGAGAAAGTTGTACTTTATATGAAGGACCAAAATAGGGCTTTAACCATGGAAAGTATAGATAGTGGTAGTCTTCCAGTAAAATCTATAAGAGAAGAAACAAAAGTGATGTTAGATGTAATAAAGAAAAGTCATGAAATAAAAACCCTAGGAGAAGAAAAAATAAATGGTATGGATACTTATCATTTAAAGGCTACACCAAATGAGGAGAAAAGTATATTAGGAGAACAAGAACTATGGATAAATAAAGATAATTGGTTTGTAGTTAAAGGTATTTCACAAAGTGCAAATACAAAGATTTCCTGCGAGTACACAAAACTTGATTTTTCACCTAAAATTAAGGATAGCTTATTTACTCAAGAAATTCCTAAGGGAGTAAAGGTTGAAAAGATGGAAGACATAGGTCCAAAAACAAAGAAAATGGATTTAAAAGCATTGAAAGATTATTTAGGTTGTAGTTTCTTATATTTTAATAAGGAATCAGGAGTAGATATAAAGGATATAAGTTTACAACAATATGGTAATAAGGATATTGATGATGAAATTATTATGGAATATACAAAAGATAATAAACCCTTTTGTAGTATCAGCGTTAGAAAGGGTGGGAGCAATATCTCAGAAGATGATAAAATTCCTGGTGAAAAAGATATAACTATAAGAGGACAAAAGGGGACAGTCATTGAAGGAAATATAAATATATTTCTTTGGGCAGAAGGTAATATAAGATATAGTGTGATTTTAAAAGATAATAGCGTAAAAGTAGAGGATTTTATGAAAATTTTGGATAAAATGAGCTTATATAGTGAATAG
- a CDS encoding DUF1048 domain-containing protein has protein sequence MFLELKLLKIRMKEEKKLNKENHTLFKEIEEYMNNSTLSSFEKEDFFQQLLDIMLQSQLQNKSIDLFIGEDHKQFYDSIINEYNVSKSFILKTINFIEQFIVYIGVWIILDMIFYFKLHFKVSFLITASLFCIILYIKKSQISSNNNVNSGLKSLSFVVPIVFISKIIINILTDMLSIDISKTISLYSIRYFIVISILFFIFLEFYKIKSNKSKIIV, from the coding sequence ATGTTTTTGGAATTAAAGCTTTTAAAAATAAGAATGAAAGAAGAAAAAAAGTTAAATAAAGAAAATCATACTCTGTTCAAAGAAATTGAGGAATACATGAATAATAGTACATTAAGCTCATTTGAAAAAGAGGATTTTTTTCAACAACTATTGGATATAATGCTTCAATCCCAATTACAAAATAAAAGTATAGATTTATTTATTGGAGAAGACCATAAACAATTTTACGACTCAATAATAAATGAATATAATGTTTCCAAAAGTTTTATTCTTAAAACAATAAATTTTATTGAACAATTTATTGTTTATATTGGTGTATGGATTATATTGGATATGATATTCTATTTTAAATTGCATTTTAAAGTAAGTTTTTTAATAACAGCTTCATTATTTTGTATTATTCTTTATATAAAAAAATCTCAAATATCATCAAATAACAATGTAAACTCAGGACTTAAATCACTTTCATTTGTAGTTCCAATAGTTTTTATTTCAAAAATTATAATAAATATTCTAACAGATATGCTAAGTATTGATATATCGAAAACCATAAGCTTGTACTCTATAAGATATTTTATAGTAATATCTATATTATTTTTCATATTTTTAGAGTTCTATAAGATAAAATCTAACAAATCAAAAATCATTGTATAA
- a CDS encoding PadR family transcriptional regulator, protein MLEGCILKIISKNETYGYEICEKLIEFGFKEVTEGSVYPILIRLEKKRLIYSIMKPSSLGPMRKYYYLTNEGENELSEFINSWYKIKENVKNVLEG, encoded by the coding sequence ATTTTGGAAGGGTGTATATTAAAAATCATAAGCAAAAATGAAACTTATGGTTATGAAATATGCGAAAAATTAATAGAATTTGGATTTAAAGAAGTAACAGAGGGCAGTGTATATCCTATTCTTATAAGATTAGAGAAAAAAAGACTTATATATTCTATTATGAAGCCATCTTCATTAGGTCCTATGAGGAAATATTATTATCTTACTAATGAAGGTGAAAATGAATTAAGTGAGTTTATAAACAGTTGGTATAAGATTAAAGAAAATGTTAAAAATGTATTGGAGGGTTAA
- a CDS encoding MATE family efflux transporter, giving the protein MSKNVDRSKQLGEEKVGTLLFKFSLPAIVGMLVNALYNMVDRVFIGRGVGALAISGLAVGFPLSIINMAFGMLIGIGSSTMISIKLGEKKKDEAERILGNALVLIILISICLSIIGLIFLDDILKIFGASQETLPYARDYMKYIMAGALLQNIGFGMNNIIRAEGNPKIAMATMLIGAIINTILDPIFIFVFKMGIKGAAIATIFAQTVSSIWVLYYFFSGKSTLKIKRENLSLHKGTIKTIMSIGISPFSMQIAASLVTTILNKNLLTYGGDLAVGAMGIINSISMLFFMPMFGINQGMQPIIGYNYGAKQYKRVRKTLKLAIMASVTIATIGFIVVEVFPTALIKIFNSDEQLVSIGTHGIRIFLSLLPIIGFQVVSSNYFQAVGKAKIAIFLSLSRQFIFLIPMLIILPPMFGLNGVWIVGPVSDILAALVTMFFLYKDMNQLRDLEETAECK; this is encoded by the coding sequence ATGTCAAAAAATGTAGATAGATCAAAGCAATTAGGTGAAGAAAAAGTAGGTACACTTTTATTTAAGTTTTCCTTGCCAGCTATAGTGGGAATGTTAGTTAATGCTTTATACAATATGGTGGATAGGGTATTTATAGGAAGAGGAGTAGGTGCTCTTGCCATATCAGGATTGGCAGTAGGTTTTCCTTTGTCCATAATAAATATGGCCTTTGGAATGCTTATAGGTATAGGTTCTTCTACTATGATATCCATAAAACTTGGAGAAAAAAAGAAGGATGAAGCGGAAAGAATATTAGGAAATGCTTTAGTATTAATTATATTAATATCAATATGTTTAAGTATAATAGGTCTTATATTTTTAGATGACATATTAAAAATATTTGGTGCAAGTCAAGAAACTTTGCCTTATGCTAGAGATTATATGAAATATATAATGGCAGGAGCTTTACTTCAAAACATAGGATTTGGTATGAATAATATAATTCGTGCAGAAGGAAATCCTAAAATAGCTATGGCAACAATGTTAATAGGTGCCATTATAAATACTATATTAGATCCAATTTTTATATTTGTATTCAAAATGGGAATAAAGGGTGCAGCTATTGCTACTATATTTGCTCAAACAGTATCTTCTATTTGGGTACTATACTATTTCTTTAGCGGGAAAAGTACTTTAAAAATAAAAAGAGAAAATTTAAGTTTACACAAGGGCACTATAAAAACCATAATGTCTATTGGAATATCTCCATTTTCTATGCAAATAGCAGCAAGCTTGGTTACAACTATTTTAAATAAAAATTTACTTACCTATGGAGGAGACTTAGCAGTAGGGGCCATGGGAATTATAAATAGTATATCCATGTTATTTTTTATGCCTATGTTTGGTATAAATCAAGGTATGCAACCTATAATAGGATATAACTATGGAGCTAAACAATATAAAAGAGTTAGAAAAACTTTAAAACTTGCCATAATGGCATCAGTAACCATTGCAACTATAGGATTTATTGTAGTTGAAGTGTTTCCAACTGCATTAATAAAAATATTTAATAGCGACGAACAGCTTGTATCTATAGGAACACATGGTATAAGAATATTTTTATCCCTGCTTCCTATAATAGGATTTCAAGTAGTTAGTTCAAACTATTTTCAAGCAGTAGGAAAAGCAAAAATTGCAATATTTTTAAGTTTATCAAGGCAATTTATATTTCTTATTCCGATGCTTATAATATTACCTCCAATGTTTGGATTAAATGGAGTGTGGATAGTAGGACCAGTATCAGATATTTTAGCTGCTCTAGTAACCATGTTTTTCTTATATAAAGATATGAATCAGTTAAGAGATCTAGAGGAAACTGCAGAATGTAAATAA
- a CDS encoding fructose-1,6-bisphosphatase, which translates to MTLYDEDNINLIKDDLRYLKLLSTKYPNIPSACSEIINLQAILNLPKGTEHFISDIHGEYESFTHMLKNASGVIKRKLDDIFGTSLMDKDKDSLATLIYYPKEKLEILKESNKDLEEWYKVTLYRLIQVCKSVSSKYTRSKVRKALPKNFSYIIEELLNEQADRVNKQEYYSGIINTIVDIGCADSLIIEISKVIQRLVVDRLHIIGDIYDRGPGAEIIIDALMDHHSIDIQWGNHDILWMGAASGSKACTANVLRISLRYANLATIEDGYGINLLPLATFAMKHYGDDPCKSFIPKVLDKILDESDKNLYAKMHKAIAIIQFKLEGQKIKRHPEFQLENMLLLDKINFDEGTITFEGATYKLNDTNFPTVDPKDPYELTKEELELIEKLQRSFLNSEKLQKHIRFMYSIGSLYLVYNSNLLFHGCIPLNKDGSFRTLNILNREYRGKSLLDLFDKYAREAYYYKDDDNIKNYAMDMMWYLWCGPISPLFGKHKMTTFERYFIDDKKTHKEIKDPYYTYRDSEELCNRIFEEFNLDAEKSHIINGHIPVKTKDGESPVMANGKLLVIDGGFCKAYQPQTGIAGYTLIYNSYGFLLSSHEPFESTKKAIEEEEDILSSTVILENSVTRKRVMDTDIGKELKDQIKNLEKLLVAYRKGLIQENI; encoded by the coding sequence ATGACTTTGTATGATGAAGATAATATAAACTTAATCAAAGATGATCTTAGATACTTAAAACTTTTATCAACTAAATACCCAAATATTCCATCCGCTTGTTCTGAAATAATAAATTTACAAGCAATATTAAATTTGCCAAAGGGGACGGAGCATTTTATAAGTGATATTCATGGAGAATATGAATCCTTTACGCACATGCTTAAAAATGCTTCTGGAGTTATTAAAAGAAAATTAGATGATATATTTGGTACCTCACTAATGGACAAGGATAAGGACAGTTTAGCTACTCTTATTTATTACCCAAAAGAAAAACTTGAAATATTAAAGGAAAGTAACAAAGATTTAGAAGAATGGTATAAAGTTACTTTATATAGATTAATACAGGTTTGTAAGTCTGTTTCTTCAAAATATACCCGTTCTAAAGTTAGAAAAGCATTACCTAAAAACTTTTCTTATATTATAGAGGAACTTTTAAATGAACAAGCTGATAGAGTAAATAAGCAAGAATATTATAGTGGCATAATAAATACCATAGTAGATATTGGTTGTGCAGATTCATTAATAATTGAAATATCAAAAGTTATACAAAGACTAGTTGTAGATCGACTTCATATTATAGGAGATATATACGATAGAGGGCCTGGTGCTGAAATAATAATAGATGCTTTAATGGATCATCATTCCATAGATATACAATGGGGAAATCACGATATACTTTGGATGGGAGCAGCTTCTGGATCTAAAGCTTGCACTGCTAACGTTTTAAGAATTTCCCTAAGATATGCTAATTTAGCTACAATTGAAGATGGTTATGGTATAAATCTACTTCCTCTAGCTACCTTTGCTATGAAACATTATGGAGATGATCCTTGTAAAAGTTTTATACCTAAGGTTTTAGATAAAATTTTAGATGAAAGTGATAAAAATTTATATGCTAAAATGCATAAAGCTATAGCTATAATTCAATTTAAATTAGAAGGTCAAAAAATCAAAAGACATCCTGAATTCCAGTTAGAAAATATGCTTTTGTTAGATAAAATAAATTTTGATGAGGGAACTATAACCTTTGAGGGAGCAACTTATAAATTAAATGACACTAATTTCCCAACAGTGGATCCTAAAGATCCATATGAACTGACAAAAGAAGAATTAGAATTAATAGAAAAACTTCAAAGATCCTTCTTGAACAGCGAAAAACTTCAAAAGCATATAAGATTTATGTACAGTATTGGAAGTCTTTATTTAGTTTATAATTCTAATTTGTTGTTCCATGGATGTATTCCATTAAATAAGGATGGTTCTTTTAGAACTTTAAATATTTTAAATAGGGAGTATAGGGGTAAAAGTCTTTTAGATTTATTTGATAAATACGCAAGAGAAGCTTATTACTACAAAGATGATGATAATATAAAAAATTATGCTATGGATATGATGTGGTATTTATGGTGTGGACCTATCTCGCCATTGTTTGGTAAACATAAAATGACCACTTTTGAAAGATATTTTATAGATGATAAGAAAACTCATAAAGAAATTAAGGATCCTTATTATACTTATAGAGATAGCGAAGAACTTTGCAATAGAATATTTGAAGAATTTAATTTAGATGCTGAAAAATCTCATATAATAAATGGGCATATACCTGTTAAAACTAAGGATGGAGAAAGTCCTGTAATGGCTAATGGAAAACTTCTTGTAATAGATGGAGGTTTTTGTAAGGCTTATCAACCACAAACAGGTATTGCAGGATATACATTAATATATAATTCCTATGGCTTTTTACTTTCTTCTCATGAACCCTTTGAGTCTACTAAAAAAGCTATAGAAGAGGAAGAAGATATTCTGTCCTCTACTGTTATTTTAGAAAACTCTGTTACTAGGAAAAGGGTAATGGATACGGATATTGGAAAAGAATTAAAGGATCAAATTAAAAACTTAGAAAAATTATTAGTAGCCTACAGAAAAGGATTAATACAAGAAAATATATAA
- a CDS encoding hotdog domain-containing protein, which yields MVREAIHRYRMNPEDAHYLGGVVQPNKHLDIYGDLGTELCVLKDGDESLFLGYDYVEFLAPVYEGDYIECRGKVVKLGNSSRTCEFETYKVATPALRNGKENAAVNDVDVLDPPVLVAKAKGTLIVKKNLQRGDQPEGIIKNKWD from the coding sequence ATGGTTAGAGAAGCTATACACAGGTATAGAATGAATCCAGAAGATGCTCATTATTTAGGAGGAGTAGTTCAGCCTAATAAGCATTTAGATATCTATGGAGATCTTGGAACAGAATTATGTGTTTTAAAAGATGGAGATGAATCCTTATTTTTAGGTTATGATTATGTAGAATTTTTAGCACCAGTTTATGAAGGAGACTATATTGAGTGTAGAGGAAAGGTTGTTAAATTAGGAAATTCATCAAGAACTTGTGAATTTGAAACTTATAAAGTTGCTACACCTGCTTTAAGAAACGGAAAAGAAAATGCTGCAGTAAATGACGTAGACGTATTAGATCCACCAGTTCTAGTAGCTAAGGCTAAAGGAACTTTAATTGTTAAAAAGAACCTACAAAGGGGAGACCAACCAGAAGGTATAATTAAAAATAAGTGGGATTAG
- a CDS encoding acyl-CoA hydrolase produces MAEVFVKPDKDYEAMIRVRISASHAHYAGELVNGSRTTEYIGDVATNLCIMYAGNEGECKRYEKLAFTAPTYSGDFIEVVGRIIGVCGNKLKIQARAFKIAGNAGIPEQVSAVNVYEDPILTLDTISVYEIPEK; encoded by the coding sequence ATGGCAGAAGTATTTGTAAAGCCTGATAAAGATTATGAAGCGATGATACGTGTTCGTATATCAGCGTCACACGCACATTATGCAGGAGAATTAGTTAACGGTTCCCGTACAACAGAATATATAGGGGATGTTGCTACAAATTTATGTATTATGTATGCAGGCAACGAAGGTGAATGCAAAAGATATGAAAAATTAGCTTTTACAGCTCCAACATATTCAGGAGATTTTATAGAAGTTGTGGGAAGAATCATAGGAGTTTGTGGAAATAAATTAAAAATACAAGCAAGAGCATTTAAAATAGCAGGAAATGCAGGAATACCTGAACAGGTATCAGCAGTTAATGTATATGAAGACCCAATACTTACTTTAGATACAATATCAGTTTATGAAATTCCAGAAAAATAA